In Oceanivirga salmonicida, the DNA window AGTACCAATATATGTAAATCCATCAGCACTAGACATACCAGCACCAATACCTAGTTATCTGATTCCTTATTGTCCAAAATGTAAATCACCTTTAGAAGTAAATAAAAGAAATGAAAAAAAAGGAATGGTTGAAGATGAGCAATTTCATATTCAAAAAAAATTGTATAAAAAATTTTTGAAAGATCACAATAAAGGAAAAGTTATGTATCTTGAAATAGGGGTTGGTTATACAACTCCACAATTTATAAAACATCCTTTTTGGAAATTTGTATCAGAAAATCCTGATGCAATACTTGTAACATTAAATCATAAAAGTTATCGTGTGCCCTTATCAATAAGAAATAGAAATATTGAATTGACACAAGATATTTCAACATTAATAGCTGAAGCTATAAAAATTAAAGGAGGAGAGTAGATGTACCTTATAGAACCTATAAAAAATGGGAAACGTATTACAGATGGGGCAATTGCATTAGCAATGCAAGTTTATGTTCAAAAAAATATATTTTTAGACGATGATATATTATTCCCGTATTATTGTGATTCAAAAGTAGAAATTGGTAAATATCAAAATGCACTTGTTGAAACTAATCAAGAATATTTAAAAGAAAATAATATTCCTGTTGTTAGAAGAGACACAGGTGGAGGAGCAATATATGTTGATTCAGGATCAGTTAATATTTGTTATTTAATAAATGATAATGGTGTTTTTGGAGATTTTAAAAGAACTTATAAACCTGCATTAGAGGCACTACACAGTTTAGGAGCAACGGAAGCTATAATGTCAGGGAGAAATGACCTGACTATAGAAGGTAAAAAAATATCGGGTGCGGCTATGACTATTGTTAATAATAGAGTGTATGGTGGATATTCACTTCTTTTAGATGTTAATTATGATGCTATGGAAAAAGTATTAAGTCCAAATATAAAAAAAATTGAATCTAAAGGAATAAAATCTGTTAGAAGTCGTGTTGGCTCAATTAGAGAATATTTATCAGATGAATATAAGAATATAACAGTAGAAGAATTTAAAAATGAAATGGTTTGTAGACTTTTAGGAATTAAATCAATAAATGAGGCTAAAAGATATGAATTAACAGAACAAGATTGGATAGGTATTGAGAAATTAGCTGATGAAAAATACAAAAATTGGGAATGGAATTATGGAAACTCTCCACAGTATAGTTATCATAGAGATGCTAGATTTAAAGGTGGTACAATAGATATTCATTTAGAAATAGAAAAAGGTCGTATATCAGCCTGTCGTATATATGGAGATTTTTTTGGAAGAGCAGATATAGCAGATATAGAAAAAGCATTAGTTGGTACTAAAATGCAAAGAGAAGATGTTTATAATGAATTATTAAAATTT includes these proteins:
- a CDS encoding lipoate--protein ligase, with amino-acid sequence MYLIEPIKNGKRITDGAIALAMQVYVQKNIFLDDDILFPYYCDSKVEIGKYQNALVETNQEYLKENNIPVVRRDTGGGAIYVDSGSVNICYLINDNGVFGDFKRTYKPALEALHSLGATEAIMSGRNDLTIEGKKISGAAMTIVNNRVYGGYSLLLDVNYDAMEKVLSPNIKKIESKGIKSVRSRVGSIREYLSDEYKNITVEEFKNEMVCRLLGIKSINEAKRYELTEQDWIGIEKLADEKYKNWEWNYGNSPQYSYHRDARFKGGTIDIHLEIEKGRISACRIYGDFFGRADIADIEKALVGTKMQREDVYNELLKFDLKSYFGLIELDELVDLIFS